The region ATTCAACCACTGTTACCAGACAACCGGAGCGATGTGATCATCAGTGGGGTTCTGCTGCGGGCAGGAAAGTCTGCAAGGATTGATGCAGCTACAAAACCGTGTACAGGACACACTATTAGGTGACTGGGTTTTGCCCTTTTCTGTCAGTACACAAATCTGTAAGAGCGACTGAACACAACAGACTGGTAAATCCAGTTATCCTGCATCCATAGAGGAAATGACCTGGACCAGGCCATCTGtgagtggagtgtgtgtgtgtgtgtgtgtggtgtgtgtgtgtgtgtgtggtgtgtgtggtgtgtgtggtgtgtgtgtgtgtgtgtgtgtgcagaatgaGGTGAATGTGGGTTTGCCATTGATGCTCATGTGTTATTCATGAGAGGGGAGAGAATTTGTGGAATAAAAGCTCTTTCAAACATTAAGCAAAATGGAGAACGCTAAAGTAAAGAAGAATTGggtagaaaaataaaagggaGCTGTGGCGTATGACTTACTGTGCTTTTTGCAGCTTTATATCTCAGTGCTTCTTCTATCGGCTCCcttttgtttccatttaaaGGACGGAATCACAGCTGAGACACAGAGAAACTTTTACaaggtttttaaatgcaaaaacttCATAAACATCTGGACAATGACCAACCTAATATATATAACTCAATTGTAGacttttcccttttatttaaatgttcatTACGCAGGCAGgtttttaaagtcttttctGTCTCATCAATCCCCATTTTCTTACTGGAGGTCCTTAATGGTTATAGAACATTCAGTCACGTGATTTAACTTGGCTGAACAAGagctaaaaagaaaattacGGGCCTAATTTCTGAATGGTTCTACAATGACAAATGGACTGGAAATATCTGCAAATGTGAGGATGCAACAGTTTAGTTTGTTGACTAGCGTCCACCGAGGTTCTTCACCTCTCTGAAAATGAAGGCAATCGAGTGCAGGTTCCTGTTTCCTGGGTTCTGACCTTTAATATCATAAAATACTGCCGTCGCCATTGGAAACATCACACCGTGATTTGAAATCTGCATGGTGGAGTTGGAGAAGTCAGTTATAGAACTGTGCTCTTATCTGAAACATTACagacctgagaggagaaaatatttctgcatttaCAATTAAAACTGCGTTGCAGTCGACTCTCGACACATTTTCCTACCATTTTCTACGAATAAATCAGTTTGCGTTAGCTTGTTTTCCATAAAGCAACTATCAGACTTTTAACAATGTGTTTATTTCAAGAGCATTTTGCCCattttgcaccaataaaagttTGCAATCAATTAAAATTCCCATAAGAGTCCGCCAGTTAATTATGGTTAAACAATGCGCAGGCCAAGTCTTTGGTCATCTGGcctgtaaaaacagaaacagaacgGCAGAAAAATGTTTCAagaattcagaaaaaaaaaggcggGGGGAAAAACTATGTGCAGCTGGCAAACGCCGcttataaaatacattttttcatATTGTAACCAAGGCCTATAAAAAGGATGGATGGCGCTACAACTGAGCAAGTAACACTTTACAACATGGTAATAAGCTTCTCCTCCCTGGAGTTTGGTATCCAGACAGAAAAGCTGAAAATCAACCTGCTCGGCTGCAGCAGGCAGTGTGGGCCCGTTTTTTCCGTCTCGCTACCACCAGCCGACTGGGTTCATTAAATGTGCACGCCGCGAGTGTGTCTGTGAGGTCAAGCCCATAAATGTGCGCCAGCAGGTGCCTGCTACAGCACACGGGATTACACACTCAGTCACACATACTGATGAACATAGAACGCGCAACACACACGCATGGTTGAGCCGAGGCCTCCAGACGTCTGACTCCTCAACCCGTATTTTAAGTGCTGATCTTTCCCTCACATCATCTCCTAGGTGGAACAACAGCGAGTCTTTAGTTGCTCCTCTGAGGACGGACTAATTTAGATCAAATAATGTGTTGTGCTGAACAGATATTTACAGCGCACATAAACCACAAAGGCAGGACAAATGAATGCAGCCCCAGACTCTCCAGATGTCTGTCTGATTAAGATGATACACTGTTATGCTGCTTGGTTCTGCcaggaagggggtggggggggtggcaaGGACTCGACTCCAAGCCTGTGATTGGTTGGCCCCTTGGTGACCCGGAGCTGCTGGAAGTCTTGAGATGTCAGACGTGATTCTGAGGAGCGCTGCGGCGCGTGCAGCTCCATGATGCTGTGGGGTGAGCGGTGTCTGGATGGGCGGTTTGTTGACGACACTTTGGCAAATGCACAAAAATATGGGTCAAGTGCTCAGGAAAAGCCACTGCAGTGTAGGCCAACGTGCACTTGCAGAGTGCCCTTAAATCCCAGCACTTGCCGGTACACCAGTGCTGATTTGCGCACCTACTGCTTGTCCTCGTTTGACTGCCTGAACAAGTTTGAAGGGCTCCCAACAGCCACACACGCTCGCCAACACTCCAATGATAAACACAACAAGTTATCTTTATTATTGATATTGTGTTTGTAGGGTTTCGGCTGAAGCAGTATTGCCAAGGGGGTCCACAGTAAATCACAGATTTACCAACGCAGACAACCTGGACTGAAGTAACGTCAATATAAAAGATTAGATTCTTCGAGGATactgatgatgattgatgacaTTAAAAATGGTCAAAGCAGGTCGTGTCTGGATAGAGCTGATTAGAAAGACCGGGTTTTGTTTTCATCGTATGTTGAAAAATGGAGGCGtaaatgggatttttcttttgttgggGGATTTATTACTTTGATGACAATGATAATTGTGATGCTATATTTAGCACGTGCTTCATAATTGGGACCAAAGCTGTATTTTTTATTATGTCCATTAAAGAGGGAAAATTCTGACTGCACAGGTTGAGGTCACAACTGGTCTGATTTACATCTCCAAATAAAACTAGAGCAGCTTTACAAATATTAGTCATCATCAATACATCTTTCACATAATAGCTGTCACAGGTCTGGTCACAGTTcataaaaaaagcataaatcaTCATTGTTGTGCTCTTATAAATCATGTGAAGGATTATTGGTGGTAAAAACCCCATCACTCTGTAATACAGAGGTTCCTTTCAGTACCTCACCCTCCCCTTCAGGTAGGCATCTGTATTCCTGCATCTGTCTGATGTTTATTCATCCATGCTAACGCCCGTGTGAACGTTTATAGAATCCATGCATGCAGGAGCCGTTCTCCCATGGGACGGgctcagctgcttcctgctgcgctcacacatgGTTTAATGAAGAGTCTGCACTGTATATCTCCTGCTTTCTCTTCTgtgaactcacacacacccgcacacgcaTGAATTCACGTCAGACTGCATTAAATTACATGCATTCTCAGGTAAAACCCTCCACTGTGGTCTATCTTAGGTTTTCACATGTACCTGCGTTTTATGTCTCTGCAGCATCAGTTTTTTacttctttctttttgcttCACACCTTCTGCCTCCTATTTCTCACCTTGTCTTCCTGTTCTTTCTCTATTTtttcctttgctgctgctctttgtcagCAGGTAATGCAATGCAGCCATCATTGTTGTGTAGATGTATGTCACAAGAGAAACACTAAGTGggatgatgaaaaaaaacacagagagagagagagagagatagggacGGAGACAAAAAGTTAACTGTGATCTGCACAGATGGAGGGACACCTGCTCTGTAATGGCGTGTTTTGCTTGGGTTCTCTCTTTCATGCCGCTACACAGTCGCTTCATAGAGGCAGACCTGGGCAAAACATGAAGGATCATCCTCTGTCCCACGGTGCAAGGCAGGCAGACTGATGGATGGGATGGGGAAAAACTGGGAGAGAGATTAAAAAGACAATATGGAGCATGCGAGACAGGtccaaacggggggggggggggggggggggggggggggcggtggggggcaGTGCTGAGGGGAAAGACGGGGAGAGATTTGTGCGTTTGGTGAGTAAAACGAGCTGTGATAAATCCAGCAGAGTGGTCAGTCAGAgtggtgtttttgtgtttgattgTGTGGCGATTGTGTCCCTGCGTGAGGCGGCAGGTCAGACGACACCCAGACAAGAAGACGCAGCCAGAGGCTGGACAATCTGAGCTGTTCTGGAGACCCACACAAGTGAGGACCTGAAGATATTCTTTGTCTCAGAGTTGTACAGACTTAAACGTAACAGTCACAGTACAGGATGAAAATTCAATCCAATAGGGCAGAGATTAGAGAGGGAGAAGCTAGAGTGGAAACATAGGGAGCAACTCAAAGAGGTGGGAGCAGTCAGGACAACTAGCAGGAGGAGGTTAGGCAGTCAGGAGGAGGCCGACACTCAGCACGGGTGGAACGGAGATGGGAGGACTCAAAAATGCAGGAAACACAATGGAAGAAACCAAAGAGGATTACAAAAACAAAtccaaataaagagaaaacaaaggtcCTAAGAGGACTGTAAGGCTAACCCTCACGGCACATTTGAGTTGAGGCTATTACTCGAAATAACTGAATTAGTTAAATAGTTGGATACGTATTTTAAGAACTCATTAGTGTGTTTGAGTGGAGAATTGAGTGGTTATAATTAACAATAGTACAAAGGGattggagctgcaggtgttatTAACCTTTTAAATATGGAGAGTCGGGCAGAACGCCGCCACATGTGGATGACAAACTCCTTAGGCTGACGCCTTTCAACAGCTTTACAGGGTAAAACTTCTCATCCGCGTTGCGCAATCAGTCACCCTCACATGACCGTAAAAGCACTGAGATGTTGCTCACTTAATATTGGACGATGTGCGACAAACACAGCCAAGGAGAATCATTGCAACCTGCACTGACAGATATTGCATTTTTGGAAGTTAAGATATGTTTCATTCATCAAAAAGCATGGTTCTatcatctttgtgtgtgtgtgtgtgtgtgtgtgtgtgtgtgtgtgtgtgtgtgtgtgtgtgtgtgtgtgtgcaagtccATCACACTCAGTGGGCTTTGTGTACTGTCTTGGATTATGAGGTACTCAATCACATCAAACTAACCAAGATTAGAACCATAGAACCACATCGATCTGGTTCAAGCCAAACCTacaatatctgtgtgtgtgtgtgtgtatgtgtgtgtgtgtgtgtgtgtgtgtgtgtgtgtgtgtgtgtgtgtgtgtgtgtgcgtgtctgtgtgtggctaTATATTGCATTTCTTATTTGGCTGCATTGCTAACACTCAACACGGCAGAGTCTCCTGAGAGAACACCACTATGTACAGACAGACATACCAGGAATATTTACTGACAACCGTAGTCTCACACAGAGCAGCTCCTGTGCATGAAACATCCAGGGTGGGTTGATTTACCCCGTGGGTGGCTGTTCATTTGTATGCTGCTTTCACTACCCATCACCTCCGCTGCTACCATCCACAAAAGCAAACACTCGCGACCACAGGACTGGGAAAATTAGTAGGTTTGGCAGGTCAATTTGAAAGGATCTGTAATGTCCCCCATGTACAGATATGCCCGCGTGTGTCTGTCAATGCATATATGTGTATCAGCAGCTGTAATGGTCAGTGGTGAAGGTTCTTGcctgggggggagagagagaccgaACGGAAAAAGCTTTCAGAATTAGCTCAGGCCAGTGTGCCTGCGCGCGTGCGTACGTGCATGTGGCTATAGCTGAAATGTGGAGTGAATTTCAAGCACATGCTTCGTGCATTATGGAGGCTTCTGCTGCATTTGTGGTCAGAAATTTGAGGTAAACAGTGAAGGAAAACATAATGGTTCATCTGGCGGTCCAATGATGCGTAGTCAAACAGCAAAGAGGAGTGACGGGAGTAAAAGACAAGAGCTTACAGTGATACACTGCTTCTCTGAATTCACCCTGACCCCTGGTTACATCCTAAATGGAGTCCAGGAAATGTCGCTTGTCAGACACAACATATGAATAACATAACAGTCAAGCTGAAGGAGTGTACATCAAAGTTTTTCAGCTCTCCAGGAGGAGGGAAGGCTGACCAATGGCCCAGCAGCACTGATTGGAGGTGATTTACGTTCCTGACATCTTTAACTGAATTACCCAGCATCCCTTGCAGTGTGATTACTGTGattcactgtgtgtgtatgtgtgtgtgtgtgtgtgtgtgtgcgcgcgtgtgtgtgtgcctgcttcTTATCTCAAAGCAACACCTCATGCAGAACTTAGAGCACTCAAGGACAGTTTTGGACTCTGGATTCTGAAGTATTACGTCAAAACCAAAGAAGGAAAgccaactctttttttttcttatataaCTGTTATTTCATCTGTGATCCTTTTCAGTAGCCACAGCCAAGAGCTCTTGTGGCAACAGTTACTGAAGATGTAGAAGGCTGCAGGCTGGTCGCACACTGAAACTGTTGTCAGGAGAGAagtcttcctccttccttttgtAAAGTCCCACACGTGTTTTTGAATATCACAAGTGAATTTCAATGGAAAGTCTTCCTGCGTCTAGAGACAATAACAAAATTCATTTGCATTGTCTGCAGTAGGAATAATTGCTGACACCCCCCTCATTAATTGTCTCCCGGAGGACTTTACTGGCATTTTCACAAAGGCTGAAGCAGTGACGCAAAGATTCAGAAAGGGGCTGAAAGAATCCTTGTTTGGCATTGAGAATCATGGTTGTCCTCTGTTGTCTATTAAATCTTGTCCTGGCCTTTTCTCCAACATATTTTATGGGCTGTGCGACCCAAAGCAACAACTAAACTGATATTTTTCTCATAATATTTCCATAGAAGTTGAGACCTTATGGCATGGGGCTTTCTCCTGTCCCTTACTGAAGTGCCGACATGTTTGTGccatatatttacatttttctttctttttacgGCTGCCTTATGCTGACTTCAAGCATTAAAAGAATCACGTGAGAACTTGGTGTTTCCTACGTATTGTAACATCTGAGATTTATAACCACGTCACATATTTGTGAGCGGGGCCTCTATCGGAGTTTTATGCATAATTCAACCCGTTTTCATATCTTATTTCAATTTCGATGAGAATGAAATAATAGGGGGAGACGTTGTTTGCTTTGATGCATACGTGTACTTCACTTCAGTGGTGCAAAGGTCCTTTCATCACGTTGACCTATCCGGCGCACACTTTCATCCTGCACAAGAAAAGGCTCATTAATTTCTAATCAAAGGATCCTGCTGAGGCCCTCACCATAAAGAAAATGGAATGGGTCATCACATTTAGAACAGTGCACCGTCTGTGGTTATACTGGTCGGTTATTAAAAAGATGGGTTCGATTTTACGCAGCCAAACCTGCACggaaggagaaaaaggtgaaattGTTGGAAAGCAGAGGTGAGGGTTTGAAGGCTGGAAAGAAAGCTGCTTTCTGTTGAAGCGTagcaaaagaagaaacacacacacacacacacacgcacacgcacacgcacacgcagacaGAAGACACAATCTCACTGTGCGTGCATGAGGCTGTTCAGCCATGTTCCAGCTAATTCCTCACACAGGTGGTCAACACTCTCCCTCAACACTCCCcatctcgctctcgctctctctctctgccccccccccccttcctgtgcTTGCCCAGGCTCACTGAACCAGGCAATTgcgtccctctgtctgtcctgcacTGTTTAACAAGAAATTTTGCCTCCCGACTCTATATCATCCTGACTGCAGTAGATTTATCATTAAGAAATACTCATCCAAGACCATTAAATATAAATCCAAAGTCACGCTGGAGTAAAAGCACAATTAAAGCACTTAATGTGAAGGATTGGCTTGTGGAATGGCTTGATAACCTAATGAAAATCACagtttgtattttattacattAACTGTTATGTGGAGTCAATTTGCTGTATAATACTACATTTATTGTGCCTCTGGTCTATTTCTTTAAAAACTGTTTAATTTCCCAATGTATTGCTACAGCTTGACTGCACATCTCCATAGGATAAAATTCTTATTGTCAAAAAATAGTTAAGTCTAATCAACATGCTGTATGTGTCACTTGGAAGGAGTCTTTTCACATATGGAGCATGGCACCGTCATCTGATGTTAGGCTGCGTGTTCTCCCCATCAGTTTGTATTCTGCTGTCGCTCCAACCAGATACAGATATTGGAGTAACATCACTGTCAAGTCGCATGGATGGAGCTGTTAATCCACTATTTGGGACAAAAGTTGTTCTTTACATCTTTTCGCATTCTGGTGGTGTTATACCACCACCTAGCGTATGGAATAAAATAGCACCAGTTTCCTTTTGAAAGCTTTTGCCCAGTGAGTGGATGACAGAAAGTAAGCTGAATCACCACAATTAGAGTTCATAGCTATCTATACGTTAAAATGCGTTCAGTGTCACGAACTCTGCAGTTGTTGCAAAGATgcaatagatagatagatagatagatagatagatagatagatagatagatagatagatagatagatagatagatagatagatagatagatagatagatagatcagaGTAATCGAgacctcacacccacacacacacacacagagtcacatAGCTAAGTTGCCAGGCCTCTGTTTGGACACAGGCACTTTCTGAACCACAGAATGTTAAATAAACCAGTGAAAGAATTCCACTATGTCAACATAACCTGAACATGTGGAAAGCCcggtgtgcgtgtgcacgcgcgtgtatAGCAGAACAGTGTGGTGTCTGTCACAGGGCagtcctgaaaacacacaccttcctgTTCACGGAATGCACAAAATCCAGCTGCTATGGCAACAAAAAAACTGCAAGTAAATCTCTTTAATTTCGCTCATGCACggatgcacgcacacgcacacagtgtCTCTTGACTGAAGGCTTTGAATAATTTTTGTATTTGTTAAGtctttttgtcttcatttttatCTACAAGTGCATAATTTCCAAAATTAATTCAGCACACAAGGAATAAAGATCAGCTACACAGAATAGCAATCAAATATTATGATGAATTATTCAGTAACTAAATTTGCATCTGGGAAAGTTGCTGTTACCAATCTAGGAATCACATTATGTAGTCTATAGAGCCGCaaattgttgcttttttttatttatcaagatattttaagtttgtttttttgctaaaATTATCCATCCAAGATTTCCAACGCAAAACACAAAGGGTGATGTCGTgccctgatgatgtcatttaacGCCGACGTTAAACTGCAGTGACGTTCTTCTCTGTCGACAGAACTTCCGGCTTGCACGTGTGTTTACAGTGGTGCAGACGTCTAAATCTGAGGGCTGATTATTGTCCTAAAATCCACCGTCAGAGGTTGTGCTGCGGTTAAAAGATGGGAAAACTGAATGTCGTTGTGCTGCGATATTTATCTCGTGATGACTTTCGGGTCCTGACAGCAGTAAGTAGCGACTAAGTAGCTAAGCTAAGAGTCACCACTGCAGTTAGCCTTTGCTATGGTAGTTCGCCACTCTCAATTACTAGTCTAGaatcatgtttttttatgaCAGACAATCTAGTAACTGATGTAATTTCATCTGTTAGGGTAGAGGTTTTTGCTTCCGTTGAATATATTTGTCATGCTAACACAGTAAGCTTGTAATGGTGTCATCACTGTGTTTTCAATCGCACTGTAGTTCATTGGTATTGATATCGTCAATCTGTTTCTGTAAACTGTTTTTCACTTGGCATGCTTATGCTCACACTGTTCTTCTACGACTCTACTCAAAACTTCATAGGTTGAAATGGGGATGAAGAACCATGAGATTGTTCCGGTGAGTCTTCTGTCCTCCATCGCTAGCCTCAGACATGGTGGCTGCAACAAAGTCCTCAGAGAGCTCGTCAAACATAAACTTGTGGCCTATGAACGCACCAAGAGTAAGAATCATTTTAGTTGTTCTTTTGAGGGTTTGTTTTGGAGATGTTTTCCTAATATTTATGATTATTTCAGCGGTGCAGGGTTACAGGCTGAATAACGGAGGGTATGACTACTTAGCTCTGAAGACCTTGTGCTCAAGAGAAGTCATTATTTCAGTTGGAAACCAGATGGGGGTTGGTAAAGAGTCAGGTGAGAAAGCACACGGATCTAATTTGTACTCTGCAGTTAAGTTATAAAGTACCGATTTCTGTGCTGCTTTGAAAACCTCAACAAcgcattgtttttaaaaaggagacCTGTGTTTATCTCCTGTAGACATCTATATTGTTGCAAGTCCAGATGGGGAGCAGTATGCTCTGAAACTTCACAGATTGGGTCGCACCTCCTTCAGAAATCTGAAGAACAAGAGAGATTATCACAAACACCGGAGGAACATGTCCTGGCTCTACCTGTCTCGTCTTTCTGCCACGAAGGAGTTTGCCTACATGAAGGTACAAACACCAATCGGATGAGGTGTGTCTCGCAGGAAGACTTCAGGCTGGTGCAGATTTGactgttctcttttctttttccaggctTTGTACGATCAAGGCTTTCCTGTTCCCAAACCTGTGGACTATAACAGACATGCTGTGGTGATGGAGCTAATCAATGGATATCCGCTGTATGTGAACagctgaatgtgacacattctGCTCTTGGTTTCTGTCCACAGTCACAGTGGattctctccatccctcagGTGTCAAGTGCATGAACTGCAGGACCCATCAGCTCTTTACAGTGAATTCATGGATCTTATAGTCAAACTAGCTAATCATGGCTTAATCCACGGAGACTTTAATGAGTTCAACCTAATGATGGACGACCAGGACCACATAACGATGATCGACTTCCCACAGATGGTGTCCACTTCACATCCTAATGCGGAATGGTTGGTGTCTCATTTTTAATAATGAATGAGGGCCAAAACCATCCATTCAGTCATGTTATCGGTTGTCTTTTTTCAAAATATCCTTCCTAGGTATTTTGACAGAGATGTCAAATGTATCCGAGATTTCTTTGCCAGGCGATTCAATTACGAGAGTGAACTGTTTCCAACGTTCAAGGACATCAGGTAGGCCTGTTAATGCTAGGTCAGAAAAGGGTGCACTGAGGAAATATACAAGTTTTTATAATTCAGCCCTAAGAAATCTTGTCTTGCTGTTTACATTGTCAAAGAATAATTTTATATACCTCTATTGCAAGTTGTGAAAATTGATCTAAAAGTTGATGAtgtaaaaggttgttttttgttttcatagACGATCTTACTCTCTCGACGTTGAAGTCTCAGCCAGCGGTTTCACCAAAGATCTGGAGAGAGATGGAGCGTTGCTACATCCAGCTGGACCtgatggagaagaagaggatgacgatgatgatgatgaagatgaagatgaggagctgGACAAACAtttgagagaggagaagggagaaaaagaagatgaagagagCTTAGACATAGAAGAATATAAGGCTGCAATTCTGGAGTTGGAAGGTCTGAAAGTCAGTGactcgcacacacgcacgcaggatgaggacgaggagagtgaaggtgatgaagaggaacctGGGATAGCACCTACTGGAAGTGATGATGAGGCAGACAACGGTCATGATGAAGAGTTTAAAGAGGCAGAGGATGAGTGTCCAGAGTTGTTTGACCTGTCTACCTCCAATAAAGACTTTAAGCCATTCAGGTATGGAAATTCCTACTATAATTCAGCTTTTTTTGACTCAAGCTCACAGACTTTCCTATATGATTTGTCTCTTGCAGAGACTCAAGCAGCCTTCTGCACGTAGCAGAACACAGGAGGATGCGGACAGACAGTGAGGCCACGATGGGCAGTGTGGGGAGCTGTTCCACCATACCACCGGTAATAAATCAGTTTGTTATTCAATACAGCTATAGAAGAGACAGGCTTATAGCAAGAGACTGttaaaatataaacacaaaaatcCGTTCAGGTAGCAGCGTACAACAGGACAAATGTGTTATCACATGTGCCATCTGTATGTGTGACTCAACATTGTCCTCAAGGTGTCAAAATTTGCTTAAGAACAGTTGGTCTGTAGCTGAAACTGCAAGGCTACGtcctgttgctgtgtgtctgtcGTGTCTGTCGTGTGACTGACAGCATTTGCCTTCATCTGTTGTcgtttctgtgtttcctgcaggaTGTGGTGCGTCAGAAAGTACGCAGGCAGCTCACCAAACAGCAGAAGGCAGCACAGAGAAGACGCCTGCAGAAAGGAGAAGCCAACTTGGTGACAAAATCCAGGAGAGAGAACCAGAGCACGATCAAGTCTAGCGTGGAGAGCGCCTCCTTCTGGGGATGAAAGAAACTTCAGGGACAAACAATATTAGGACAACGTGTCTCCTGTTTGATCACCATTTACTGGAAAGTTGCCTAATTCTTCTCTCTGGACATTTATGAGTTTTGGTGGAAAGATTCATCGAGAGCTTGAATCCAACATTTCCTTAATGTAAATATGGACAATTTAAACTTCTGAAACCTTATAAAAGGTAATAAAATTATGTCACCATCAGTAATAAAACTGATTTCAAGCATAACACAGCAGCATCTTTATTATCATCTCATATTTCCCATTGATTGTAGGTCTGCATGTGTTGTTcagaaaaaagtgtgtgtgatgttAATTTATACAGTCTCAAGGAATTTCAGTTCTTTGACTCTTATGATAATTTCAATGGGTTGCCACCCCCATTCCCCTAGCAACCAGTCAAAAATCTAATGATGGACACAAATGTGGAAGGATGTACACACCGGGGTACACCGGTGCTTCCAACGTGCAGAGATACTGGAAGTCAAAGTAGTTTTGTTTCACAGCACAGAAATTTGGTTAAAAATGCTATCAGATTTTTGTTCATTTCTATGTAAGAAGCTTTGAAAGAgtagatgaattcagacatgaACAATAGCTATTCATGTTGAAGTGTGAATGGAGCTCAGGCCCTGAGCTCTGTGGCTTCAAATTAGAGTGTGAAATGTCCCGCCCCCATTTGCCCACGacactgcatttttaaaaaaacacacacaaaaatcgcCACATGGTGAGCATTTCACAATGTATCACACAACTTCAAATGAAAGGGTCTCATTTTCCTCACTGATGAAGGTGAATTGTGCCGTCCAGTTCAACTTGCTTACTTGGGTCAGGTCTTTAACTGTCAAAATGTGTTCAAGGATTAGCCAGCTGCACAGCCAGAGGGGAGGGACTCGGCATTCCAGCTCtgcacctctgtgtgtgtgtgtgtgtgtgtgtgtggtgtgtgtgtgggtgggtgtgggtgggaggAAGGGGCCTCGTAAGCTAATTGGCAGCAAGGGTGACAAAGGTGGTCCACTTCAAAAGCAAAAGCCTGGTGAGATGTTCAtgcaaaaggaggaggagttaAGTAGGTGGAGACAGAGATGAGGAGTGGCTTTCAGATTTTGAGGTTGTAACTGACGAGGTTCCCATTCAGAGTTTTGATGATGGTGGCTTTTGC is a window of Takifugu flavidus isolate HTHZ2018 chromosome 5, ASM371156v2, whole genome shotgun sequence DNA encoding:
- the riok2 gene encoding serine/threonine-protein kinase RIO2, producing MGKLNVVVLRYLSRDDFRVLTAVEMGMKNHEIVPVSLLSSIASLRHGGCNKVLRELVKHKLVAYERTKTVQGYRLNNGGYDYLALKTLCSREVIISVGNQMGVGKESDIYIVASPDGEQYALKLHRLGRTSFRNLKNKRDYHKHRRNMSWLYLSRLSATKEFAYMKALYDQGFPVPKPVDYNRHAVVMELINGYPLCQVHELQDPSALYSEFMDLIVKLANHGLIHGDFNEFNLMMDDQDHITMIDFPQMVSTSHPNAEWYFDRDVKCIRDFFARRFNYESELFPTFKDIRRSYSLDVEVSASGFTKDLERDGALLHPAGPDGEEEDDDDDDEDEDEELDKHLREEKGEKEDEESLDIEEYKAAILELEGLKVSDSHTRTQDEDEESEGDEEEPGIAPTGSDDEADNGHDEEFKEAEDECPELFDLSTSNKDFKPFRDSSSLLHVAEHRRMRTDSEATMGSVGSCSTIPPDVVRQKVRRQLTKQQKAAQRRRLQKGEANLVTKSRRENQSTIKSSVESASFWG